Proteins encoded together in one Carya illinoinensis cultivar Pawnee chromosome 3, C.illinoinensisPawnee_v1, whole genome shotgun sequence window:
- the LOC122304827 gene encoding uncharacterized protein LOC122304827 translates to MEGFRLATNDCGLSDLGFKRDRFTWCNNQEGTQFTKERLDRSFCNLAWHELFPNTVVSTKGAQCSDHRPILITVATGSKWIAKGERPFRYEAKWAEREECFKVVKESWVNLAMNPNRLERTTEHLSRCRNPFKAWSKASFRQAKKIIEAKLKQISDIQKLNKGDLSHRINLLQFEVESNLEIYNLELCIQCIEVLYLRDHEPMHTIEKRLI, encoded by the coding sequence ATGGAAGGATTCAGACTTGCTACTAATGACTGTGGCCTCAGTGATTTGGGATTCAAAAGGGATAGATTTACTTGGTGTAATAATCAGGAAGGCACTCAATTCACTAAGGAAAGGTTGGACAGATCTTTTTGTAATTTGGCTTGGCACGAACTCTTTCCTAATACAGTAGTGAGTACTAAAGGGGCTCAATGTTCTGACCATAGGCCTATCTTGATAACAGTGGCTACTGGCTCTAAGTGGATTGCCAAGGGTGAGAGACCCTTTAGATATGAGGCTAAGTGGGCTGAGAGGGAGGAGTGTTTCAAAGTGGTGAAGGAATCTTGGGTCAACCTAGCTATGAATCCCAATAGGCTAGAGAGAACTACAGAACACCTGAGCAGGTGCAGGAATCCATTCAAGGCTTGGAGTAAAGCTAGCTTTAGGCAGGCTAAGAAAATAATAGAGGCTAAGCTGAAACAGATTTCTGATATTCAGAAATTAAACAAAGGGGACCTGAGTCACAGAATAAATCTTCTACAATTTGAAGTAGAAAgcaatttagaaatttataACCTTGAACTGTGCAtacagtgtatcgaagtgctctattTGAGGGACCACgagccaatgcatacaattgaAAAGAGACTGATCtag
- the LOC122304298 gene encoding protein FAR1-RELATED SEQUENCE 2-like: MDGVMKTYLVEDEVRIQEFTKQVTYFVDFNVDDCNAKCSCGLFQMRGILCRHILSIFKSNGIKSLPDRYILDRWRKDIKRRYTLIRSSYDAGDERPNGNRQSILLNMCYEMIDYAVESEKDFDDAKKKIQEMTGLYRQNQRPLSSGQTVSEPGVTILDGAVVGSSQQVKSPLVVRGKGRPPSLRRASRMETEMRKVKAKQKKAQVVQKRKQRDEGDTVPMGTKRSLFGPSEADAYSNHGQFTVMDSSGTTQSVQSWYFGSQGSNPPMVGSQGSVHHMVGSQESVHPMVGSQESVHHMVGSQESVRSLTYLGHFSNIIYYLIKICLFGWK, from the exons ATGGATGGTGTAATGAAGACTTAtttggtagaagatgaagttcgtATTCAGGAGTTCACAAAACAGGTTACATATTTTGTGGATTTTAATGTCGATGACTGTAATGCAAAGTGTTCATGTGGTTTATTTCAGATGAGGGGGATACTGTGTAGGCATATTTTGTCTATATTCAAATCAAACGGTATAAAATCGTTGCCAGATCGGTACATTTTAGACCGATGGCGGAAGGACATCAAGAGAAGATACACTTTAATCCGATCTAGCTACGATGCCGGGGATGAAAGGCCAAATGGTAATAGACAATCCATTCTTCTGAATATGTGTTATGAGATGATAGATTATGCGGTTGAATCTGAGAAGGACTTTGACGATGCAAAGAAGAAGATACAAGAGATGACTGGATTATATCGTCAGAACCAACGACCCTTATCTAGCGGCCAAACAG TTTCGGAACCTGGGGTTACAATACTAGATGGGGCTGTAGTTGGTAGCTCACAACAAGTCAAGAGTCCACTTGTTGTCAGAGGAAAAGGAAGACCTCCGTCTCTTAGACGAGCATCCAGGATGGAGACAGAAATGCGGAAGGTTAAAGCCAAACAGAAGAAAGCACAAGTGGTTCAAAAACGCAAACAG CGAGATGAAGGAGATACAGTACCTATGGGCACAAAACGGAGTTTATTTGGGCCATCAGAAGCAGATGCATATTCCAACCACGGACAATTTACG GTTATGGACAGTAGTGGGACCACGCAAAGTGTTCAGTCGTGGTATTTTGGTAGTCAAGGAAGTAATCCTCCTATGGTTGGTAGTCAAGGAAGTGTTCATCATATGGTTGGTAGTCAAGAAAGTGTTCATCCTATGGTTGGTAGTCAAGAAAGTGTTCATCATATGGTTGgtagtcaagaaagtgtaagatCTCTCACTTATCTAGgccattttagtaatattatttattatttgatcaagatttgtttatttggatggaaatag